From the Deinococcus aetherius genome, the window ACATCTTGCAATTTAGGTTGAGGGGACGGGAAGTGCATGCTGGAAGGCGTCGAGCGCGTCCAGCTCCAGTTGGAGTGCTTGACGACGCACATCGGGGACGAACGAGAACCGTACGGTTCTCGCCAGATCGCCCCAGTCGGGCCACATGCCTGCTCTCCCCACAGGCAGATCGAGGTTCTGGAGATGGCAGAGGAGGAAGGCTGTCCCAGAGAGGCACCACCAGCGCATCACCCCCTGTTTGCTGTGCTGGGCGAAGCGTTCGAGCCCAAAGCGTCCCTTGACCGTTTTGAAGAAGGCTTCGATCCGCCACCGGCACTTCCCCAGCCGAGCCAGGTACTTGCCCCCCAGATCGAGATTGGACATCACGAAGCGTTGTTCAGGCTCTTTGTTGCGGTAGAGCCAGACCCAGGAGACGCACATGGTGTGGTCAAGCCCTGTGGGCTTGACCAGGCTCCCCCGGACCATCAGGTCACGGACCTGCCGCCCACCCTCCAGTTTCCGGGTGCAGCGCACGCCGACCACGATGTCGAGGCCACGGGCGAGAACGCCCCGAATAAACTCGGCACTCTCGAAGCCCCCGTCTGCATGCAGACGGGGACGCCGTTTTCCAGACATCAGGGCAGAAGGAACGGTGCGGAGCAGCTTCAACGCGAGCTGCGCGGGGGAAGGGGTCCCCTTCCCCCGCCAGATTTGAAAAGCCCAGGGCAGACGAAGCTGCCCGCAGCACAGGTACAACACCACCAGGTGAACGCCGTGGACGCTGTTGAAGGTGTGAACCCAGTCGGCAAGTTCGCTGAACTTGCCGGTCTTTTCCAGGCTGGTCAGGTCCACCAGCAGTTCCAGCCGAGGGCGCTGGTGGGGCTGCTGTCGCCACCAGTCCTGCACCGTCTCCAGGGCGTGCTGACGCAACACTCGGCACAGGTGCCGGGTGTCCCAGACCGCGTGATTGAGGAAGCGGCTGAGAGCTGAGGGAGATTTGACGGTGGCCCGTTGGGGTAGCGGTCTACCAGAACCATCCAACAGCAGGTCGAGGAAGACCTCGAACGACTCCCGATGCTGCTTGCGGGAAAAGCAGGGCAGGATGTCAGAATACAACCGTCTGGAACGCTGTTCTTTTGGGTTCACACCCCACAATGGGGCCAAAAGGGCGTTCCAGACGTCCTTTCCCTCAACTGCAAGATGTCAGTTAGGTTTCCTACGTCCTACGGTGTATCTCGTGGAGGCCCGACATACTCGGCCAGTGCCTCACCTCGTCTGGTTCAAGCGCGACCTGCGAATTCAGGATCACGCCGCGTTGCTCGGGGCCGCCGAGTGCGGCGAGGTCCTGGCCCTGTACGTGTACGAGCCCGAGCAGTACCGGCACCCCGAGTTCCATCCCGCCCACCTCAGCGTCCTCAACGACGCTCTCGCCGAGTTGCGGGAGCAGCTGGACGAGTTGGGCGTCGCGCTCCTCCTGCGTCACGGGGAGGCCGTCGCCGTGCTGGAGGCCCTGTGGCGGGACGTGCCCTTTTCTTCGCTCTGGGCGCATCAGGAGACCGGGAACTGGGTGAGCTACCAGCGCGACCGGCGGGTCCACACCTGGGCGAAAGGGCGAGGCCTCCCCTTCTACGAGCCGCCTCAGAACGGCGTCGTTCGAAGGCTCCGCTCCCGTGACACCTGGGCTGAGGAGTGGGAGGCCCGCATGGGCAGTGCACCCAGGCCGGCCCCCGAACGGCTGCGTGGTCCTCAGCACCTTCCTCCAGGTGATCTCCTCACCCACCGGGACCTGGGACTCCCCGAGAACGACAAAGTGCTGCCCTGGCTGCCGGGGGCCTTCGGCGAACACCTCGCACACGCCACCCTGCACAGCTTCCTCAACGAGCGCGGGGTGAATTACACCCGCGAGATGTCCAGTCCCCTCACGGCCGAGCACGCCTGCTCGCGGTTGAGCGTCCACCTCGCCTTCGGCACCCTCAGCCTGCGGACCGTGGTGCACGCCACCCGGCAGCGCCTCGCCGCCGTGACGGGCGACCCGGAGGCCGATCCACGCTGGGTGCGCTCGCTGCGCTCCTTCGAGAGCCGCCTGCACTGGCATTGCCACTTCATGCAGCGCCTGGAGAGCGAGCCCGAGATGGAGTTCCGGGGCCTGAACCCGACCCTCGCCGACCTGCGCCCGGAGGAGTTGGATGAGGTGGCCCAGGCACGGTTCGTTGCGTGGGCGAGTGGGCGCACCGGGTATCCAATGGTGGACGCCTGCATGCGGATGCTGCTCGCCACCGGGTGGCTGCCCTTCCGGATGCGTGCCCTGCTGGTCAGCTTCGCCACCGAGCAGCTCTGGCTGCCCTGGCGGGCGGTGGGCCTCCACCTCGCGCGGCACTGGCTGGACAACGAGCCGGGCATTCACTGGTCGCAAGTGCAGATGCAGGCGGGGATGGTGGGCATCAACACCCTGCGCATCTACAACCCGACCAAGCAGGCG encodes:
- a CDS encoding transposase, whose translation is MNPKEQRSRRLYSDILPCFSRKQHRESFEVFLDLLLDGSGRPLPQRATVKSPSALSRFLNHAVWDTRHLCRVLRQHALETVQDWWRQQPHQRPRLELLVDLTSLEKTGKFSELADWVHTFNSVHGVHLVVLYLCCGQLRLPWAFQIWRGKGTPSPAQLALKLLRTVPSALMSGKRRPRLHADGGFESAEFIRGVLARGLDIVVGVRCTRKLEGGRQVRDLMVRGSLVKPTGLDHTMCVSWVWLYRNKEPEQRFVMSNLDLGGKYLARLGKCRWRIEAFFKTVKGRFGLERFAQHSKQGVMRWWCLSGTAFLLCHLQNLDLPVGRAGMWPDWGDLARTVRFSFVPDVRRQALQLELDALDAFQHALPVPST
- the ung gene encoding uracil-DNA glycosylase; this encodes MPHLVWFKRDLRIQDHAALLGAAECGEVLALYVYEPEQYRHPEFHPAHLSVLNDALAELREQLDELGVALLLRHGEAVAVLEALWRDVPFSSLWAHQETGNWVSYQRDRRVHTWAKGRGLPFYEPPQNGVVRRLRSRDTWAEEWEARMGSAPRPAPERLRGPQHLPPGDLLTHRDLGLPENDKVLPWLPGAFGEHLAHATLHSFLNERGVNYTREMSSPLTAEHACSRLSVHLAFGTLSLRTVVHATRQRLAAVTGDPEADPRWVRSLRSFESRLHWHCHFMQRLESEPEMEFRGLNPTLADLRPEELDEVAQARFVAWASGRTGYPMVDACMRMLLATGWLPFRMRALLVSFATEQLWLPWRAVGLHLARHWLDNEPGIHWSQVQMQAGMVGINTLRIYNPTKQARDQDPDGVFLRRWLPELRVLPSVYVHEPHLTPPLVQAETGFRVGESYPLPIVDDRKTVRAAKQRHQQAQARDPEREVARQVYERHGSRKKAQLRAEGRMSPSRREQRATVLASSAPSPPPRPVLSHGQPLLFDTLVPELPPVTLPRLPADWQAVLSPVMQRSAFRELLAFVALEREQGPVYPPEPEVFVALHLTPLKAVRVVILGQDPYHGPGQAQGLAFSVRPGMRVPPSLANIHRELAADLGCPPPRHGDLRAWARQGVLLLNTVLTVRRGEPGSHANRGWETFTDAVIRAVNARPERVVFLLWGAQARRKARLITAPHHVVLEAGHPSPLSAARFLGSRPFSQANAALREAGRGEVAWCLPERP